From the genome of Acidobacteriota bacterium, one region includes:
- a CDS encoding L-rhamnose mutarotase has protein sequence MKRYGQVIRLQPGAKEEYVRYHANVWPEVLQTIRDCNIRNYSIFLKDDTLYAYFEYIGDDYNADMARMAADPKTQEWWAIMEPLQQPAATRKKGEWWSNMEEVFHTD, from the coding sequence GTGAAACGATATGGGCAGGTGATTCGGCTGCAGCCCGGAGCGAAGGAGGAGTACGTTCGCTATCATGCGAATGTGTGGCCCGAAGTGCTCCAGACAATCCGTGACTGTAACATCCGCAATTATTCGATATTCTTAAAAGACGACACGTTATATGCCTACTTCGAATACATTGGCGACGATTACAACGCCGATATGGCCAGAATGGCCGCCGATCCCAAAACGCAGGAGTGGTGGGCCATTATGGAGCCTCTGCAACAACCGGCCGCGACACGAAAGAAGGGCGAGTGGTGGTCCAATATGGAAGAAGTATTCCACACTGACTGA
- a CDS encoding amidohydrolase translates to MKIIDTHQHLWDLELFTYSWLGEIPSLGKSFRMTDYLKAAEGLGIEKSIHMEADVDEPYMLGETRHILALAEQDNPLEGVVACGRPENAGFADYLDQIAGHPRLKGVRRVLHTQPDEVGQSRLFVENVRLLAAYGLSFDICIRERQLPIAVSLISNCPKVSFILDHCGNPQVKDKRLEPWREQILEASKFPNVVCKISGILANADLEKWMPEDLRPYIDHVIECFGWDRVMFGSDWPVCTLAASLRKWVETLKLLTNQAGEEKQRKLFYENAARVYRLE, encoded by the coding sequence ATGAAGATCATTGACACTCATCAGCACCTTTGGGACCTGGAACTGTTCACCTATTCCTGGCTTGGCGAGATTCCGTCGCTGGGAAAAAGCTTCCGCATGACGGATTATCTGAAGGCGGCCGAGGGTCTGGGTATCGAGAAGTCGATCCACATGGAAGCCGATGTCGATGAACCTTACATGCTCGGCGAAACTCGGCATATCCTGGCACTGGCTGAGCAGGACAATCCTCTGGAGGGCGTGGTCGCTTGCGGAAGGCCGGAAAACGCGGGCTTTGCTGACTATCTTGACCAGATCGCCGGCCATCCAAGGCTAAAGGGCGTCCGGAGAGTGCTGCACACGCAGCCTGACGAAGTTGGGCAATCACGCCTCTTCGTCGAAAACGTCCGGCTGCTGGCGGCTTATGGGCTGTCGTTCGACATCTGCATCCGGGAGCGCCAATTGCCCATCGCGGTTAGTCTCATCAGTAATTGCCCGAAGGTTTCTTTTATCCTTGACCACTGCGGAAACCCGCAAGTGAAGGACAAGAGGCTCGAACCCTGGCGGGAGCAAATTCTGGAGGCGTCAAAATTCCCCAACGTCGTGTGCAAGATTTCAGGGATACTGGCCAACGCCGACTTGGAAAAATGGATGCCCGAAGATCTGCGCCCTTACATTGACCATGTCATCGAATGTTTCGGATGGGACCGCGTCATGTTTGGGAGTGACTGGCCCGTGTGCACTCTGGCTGCCTCGCTGCGAAAATGGGTGGAAACCCTCAAGCTGCTGACGAACCAGGCCGGGGAAGAAAAACAGAGGAAGCTGTTCTATGAAAATGCCGCACGTGTTTATCGTCTGGAATAA